A single Cellulomonas sp. SLBN-39 DNA region contains:
- the leuD gene encoding 3-isopropylmalate dehydratase small subunit — MEKFTTHTGVGVPLRRGNVDTDQIIPAVYLKRVTRTGFEDALFAAWRGDPTFVLNQDAYRAGSVLVAGPDFGTGSSREHAVWALKDYGFRVVVSSRFADIFRGNSGKQGLLAAQVAQEDVELLWKVLETRPGTEVTVDLGSRTITCDDVVVPFGVDDYTRWRLMEGLDDIGLTLQHADEITAFEATREAWRPRTLPAKHLPSVEIRSARPAVEVELGATRTV, encoded by the coding sequence ATGGAGAAGTTCACCACCCACACCGGCGTCGGCGTGCCGCTGCGCCGCGGCAACGTCGACACCGACCAGATCATCCCGGCCGTGTACCTCAAGCGCGTCACCCGCACGGGCTTCGAGGACGCCCTGTTCGCCGCCTGGCGCGGCGACCCGACGTTCGTGCTCAACCAGGACGCCTACCGCGCCGGCTCCGTGCTGGTCGCCGGACCCGACTTCGGCACCGGCTCCTCGCGCGAGCACGCGGTGTGGGCGCTGAAGGACTACGGCTTCCGCGTCGTGGTCTCCTCGCGCTTCGCCGACATCTTCCGCGGCAACTCCGGCAAGCAGGGCCTGCTCGCCGCGCAGGTCGCCCAGGAGGACGTCGAGCTGCTCTGGAAGGTGCTCGAGACCCGGCCCGGCACGGAGGTGACCGTGGACCTCGGGTCCCGCACCATCACCTGCGACGACGTCGTCGTCCCGTTCGGCGTCGACGACTACACCCGTTGGCGCCTCATGGAGGGGCTGGACGACATCGGGCTGACCCTCCAGCACGCGGACGAGATCACCGCGTTCGAGGCGACCCGCGAGGCCTGGCGTCCCCGCACGCTGCCGGCCAAGCACCTGCCGTCCGTCGAGATCCGGTCCGCCCGGCCCGCGGTCGAGGTCGAGCTGGGCGCGACGCGCACCGTCTGA
- a CDS encoding IclR family transcriptional regulator, with the protein MDNSSGVGVLDKAASVLSALEAGPATLAQLVAATHLARPTAHRLAVALEHHRLVARDLQGRFVLGPRLSELSTAAGEDRLLAAAGPVLALLRDHTGESAQLYRRQGDQRICVAAAERPIGLRDSIPVGATLTMQAGSAAQVLLAWEEPDRLHRGLQGSKFTATILSGVRRRGWAQSVSEREVGVASVSAPVRGPSGRVVAAVSVSGPLERLSRQPGRLHASAVVSAANRLTEVLRRTSE; encoded by the coding sequence ATGGACAACTCTAGCGGAGTCGGCGTGCTGGACAAGGCCGCCTCGGTGCTCAGTGCCCTGGAGGCGGGGCCGGCGACCCTCGCGCAGCTCGTCGCTGCCACCCATCTTGCCCGCCCCACCGCCCACCGCCTGGCGGTCGCGCTCGAGCACCACCGCCTCGTGGCCCGCGACCTGCAGGGCCGGTTCGTCCTCGGCCCGCGCCTGTCGGAGCTCTCGACGGCCGCCGGCGAGGACCGCCTGCTGGCCGCCGCCGGCCCGGTGCTCGCGCTGCTGCGCGACCACACGGGCGAGAGCGCGCAGCTCTACCGGCGCCAGGGCGACCAGCGCATCTGCGTCGCCGCGGCCGAGCGGCCCATCGGCCTGCGGGACTCCATCCCGGTCGGCGCCACGCTGACCATGCAGGCCGGGTCGGCCGCCCAGGTGCTGCTCGCGTGGGAGGAGCCGGACCGCCTCCACCGCGGCCTGCAGGGCTCGAAGTTCACCGCGACGATCCTGTCGGGCGTGCGCCGCCGGGGCTGGGCGCAGTCCGTGTCCGAGCGCGAGGTCGGCGTCGCGTCGGTCTCCGCACCGGTGCGCGGCCCCTCGGGTCGCGTCGTGGCCGCCGTGTCGGTGTCCGGCCCGCTCGAGCGCCTCTCGCGCCAGCCCGGTCGCCTGCACGCCTCGGCCGTCGTCTCGGCCGCGAACCGGCTCACCGAGGTGCTGCGCCGCACGTCCGAGTGA
- a CDS encoding LysM peptidoglycan-binding domain-containing protein: protein MHQQNDSPPAHRALLVLTPGLLALGAAAALALRVTTLVGTTAVWRVDDVVAVAVVVLGALAALWVGLSAAVASLCVLARAAGRTWRAGEHAVERWGPGIVRRALTVLVAAGVGLGAATGAQASADPAPSPVVADLGWAPTTQGAEGTGGGTTADAAAATTATTTGAPGDGVTGAPAESDPAAPATRSGSTGARIAAPPQQASVTPDAPAPARAVGHGPESSATASRTTSSQTTSSQVTSSQAPSSPAAATTTDTARTAATAEGGTTSTVTATEAPAAPSGTTPGGTVVVRAGDTLWSLTARHLGQDASDAEIAAAWPRWYEANAAVIGPDPDLLHPGQVLVVPATTDGSTR from the coding sequence ATGCACCAGCAGAACGATTCACCTCCGGCGCACCGCGCGCTGCTCGTCCTGACGCCCGGGCTGCTGGCCCTCGGCGCGGCGGCCGCACTCGCGCTGCGGGTCACCACGCTCGTCGGGACGACCGCGGTCTGGCGCGTCGACGACGTCGTCGCCGTCGCGGTCGTCGTGCTCGGCGCGCTGGCGGCGCTCTGGGTCGGCCTCAGTGCCGCCGTGGCCTCCCTCTGCGTCCTCGCCCGCGCCGCGGGACGCACGTGGCGGGCCGGTGAGCACGCGGTCGAGCGGTGGGGGCCGGGGATCGTCCGACGCGCCCTCACCGTCCTCGTCGCCGCGGGGGTCGGGCTCGGTGCCGCGACGGGCGCGCAGGCATCGGCGGACCCGGCACCCTCCCCGGTCGTCGCCGACCTCGGCTGGGCACCGACGACGCAGGGCGCAGAGGGGACGGGTGGCGGCACCACGGCCGACGCCGCCGCAGCGACGACGGCCACCACCACGGGCGCACCGGGCGACGGCGTGACGGGGGCACCGGCCGAGAGCGACCCTGCGGCGCCCGCCACACGCTCCGGCAGCACCGGCGCCCGGATCGCTGCACCGCCGCAGCAGGCCTCGGTCACGCCCGACGCGCCGGCACCCGCCCGGGCCGTGGGCCACGGCCCGGAGTCCTCGGCCACGGCGTCTCGGACCACGTCGTCCCAGACCACGTCGTCGCAGGTCACATCATCACAGGCCCCGTCGTCGCCCGCCGCGGCCACGACGACCGACACCGCCCGCACGGCCGCCACCGCGGAGGGCGGCACGACCAGCACGGTCACCGCCACCGAGGCACCCGCCGCACCGTCCGGCACGACGCCGGGCGGCACCGTGGTGGTGCGCGCCGGCGACACGCTCTGGTCGCTGACGGCCCGGCACCTGGGCCAGGACGCGAGCGACGCCGAGATCGCCGCGGCGTGGCCCCGGTGGTACGAGGCGAACGCCGCCGTGATCGGCCCCGACCCCGACCTCCTCCACCCCGGACAGGTGCTCGTCGTGCCTGCCACGACCGACGGGAGCACCCGATGA
- a CDS encoding PLP-dependent aspartate aminotransferase family protein, which yields MSAADHPHPTSPATLAVTAGRPPRAPGGPVNPPVVLSSTYVSQGTPTPGELLYARSGTETWEPFEAAVAALERAGHAAAGRPTDGPPAVVLASGMAAIDAVLALVPVGGRVVVPQFAYQVTLVLLDELSAQGRLAVDRVDIADTAAVRAALQGGPGTPAAAMLWVESPTNPMLEVADVPALVHAAHEVGALAVVDSTFATPLGQRPLAAGADVVVHSATKYLAGHSDVVLGVVVTDDATLHARVVGHRTTHGAVAGPWEVWLALRGLRTLALRVERSQATAAELARRLAEHPAVAQVRHPSLPDDPGHARASALMDGYGSIIGVRPRGGVPAADAVVAAVRLWLPATSLGGVESSLERRRRFATESPGVPEDLLRLSVGVEDVEDLWDDLDQALRAAAA from the coding sequence GTGAGCGCAGCCGACCACCCGCACCCCACGTCCCCGGCCACCCTCGCGGTGACCGCCGGCCGACCGCCGCGCGCGCCCGGCGGGCCCGTGAACCCGCCGGTGGTGCTGTCCTCGACGTACGTGTCGCAGGGCACCCCGACCCCGGGCGAGCTGCTGTACGCCCGGTCCGGCACCGAGACGTGGGAGCCCTTCGAGGCCGCCGTCGCCGCGCTGGAGCGCGCCGGCCACGCGGCGGCAGGCCGGCCGACGGACGGGCCGCCGGCCGTCGTCCTCGCCTCCGGGATGGCCGCGATCGACGCGGTGCTCGCGCTCGTCCCCGTCGGCGGGCGCGTCGTCGTCCCGCAGTTCGCGTACCAGGTCACGCTCGTGCTCCTCGACGAGCTCTCCGCCCAGGGTCGCCTGGCCGTGGACCGCGTCGACATCGCCGACACCGCCGCCGTGCGCGCGGCGCTGCAGGGCGGCCCCGGCACGCCCGCCGCGGCGATGCTGTGGGTCGAGTCGCCGACCAACCCCATGCTGGAGGTCGCGGACGTGCCCGCGCTCGTGCACGCCGCGCACGAGGTCGGGGCGCTCGCCGTCGTGGACAGCACCTTCGCCACCCCGCTCGGCCAGCGCCCGCTCGCCGCAGGTGCCGACGTCGTCGTGCACTCGGCGACCAAGTACCTCGCGGGGCACTCCGACGTCGTGCTCGGCGTCGTGGTGACCGACGACGCGACCCTGCACGCCCGCGTCGTCGGTCACCGCACGACGCACGGAGCCGTCGCCGGCCCGTGGGAGGTCTGGCTCGCGCTGCGCGGGCTGCGCACCCTGGCGCTGCGCGTCGAGCGCTCGCAGGCCACCGCCGCCGAGCTCGCACGGCGCCTGGCCGAGCACCCCGCGGTCGCCCAGGTGCGGCACCCGAGCCTGCCCGACGACCCGGGGCACGCGCGGGCGTCCGCCCTCATGGACGGGTACGGGTCGATCATCGGCGTGCGCCCGCGCGGCGGCGTCCCGGCGGCCGACGCGGTCGTCGCCGCCGTGCGCCTGTGGCTGCCCGCCACGAGCCTGGGCGGCGTCGAGTCCTCGCTCGAGCGGCGCCGCCGCTTCGCGACCGAGTCCCCCGGCGTGCCGGAGGACCTGCTCCGCCTGTCCGTGGGCGTGGAGGACGTCGAGGACCTGTGGGACGACCTCGACCAGGCGCTGCGGGCGGCCGCGGCCTGA
- a CDS encoding helix-turn-helix domain-containing protein: MATRFLTLADVSEILNVSGAQAYSLVRSGDLPAIQIGGRLQWRVEATELERYIERMYAETRARTVAQDADQH; encoded by the coding sequence ATGGCCACGAGGTTCCTGACGCTCGCCGACGTGTCCGAGATCCTCAACGTCTCGGGGGCGCAGGCGTACTCGCTCGTCCGCTCGGGCGACCTGCCCGCGATCCAGATCGGCGGGCGCCTGCAGTGGCGCGTCGAGGCCACCGAGCTCGAGCGGTACATCGAGCGCATGTACGCCGAGACCCGCGCACGGACGGTAGCCCAGGACGCCGACCAGCACTGA
- the leuC gene encoding 3-isopropylmalate dehydratase large subunit, producing the protein MGRTLAEKVWDAHVVRRGTDGAPDLLYIDLHLVHEVTSPQAFEGLRLAGRPVRRPDLTIATEDHNTPTLDIDRPIADLTSRTQIDTLRSNAAEFGVRLHSLGDADQGIVHQVGPQLGLTMPGLTVVCGDSHTSTHGAFGGLAFGIGTSEVEHVLATQTLPLAPFRTMAVNVEGALPPGTTSKDIILAIIAKIGTGGGQGYVLEYRGEAIRALSMEARMTICNMSIEAGARAGMIAPDETTFAYLKGRPHAPEGADWDAAVEYWRTLRTDDDAQFDTEVTLRASDLEPFVTWGTNPGQGLPLSASVPVPEEIADENERVAAERAIEYMGLTPGRPLRELAVDTVFIGSCTNGRIEDLRSVAKVLRGRTKADDVRVLVVPASARVRLQAEAEGLDVIFKEFGAEWRNAGCSMCLGMNPDQLTPGERSASTSNRNFEGRQGKGGRTHLVSPLVAAATAIRGTLSSLADLDLGEVDPADFDGSPLAPLDPAVPLQV; encoded by the coding sequence ATGGGCCGCACGCTGGCGGAGAAGGTCTGGGACGCGCACGTCGTGCGACGCGGCACGGACGGGGCACCGGACCTGCTGTACATCGACCTCCACCTCGTCCACGAGGTCACGAGCCCGCAGGCGTTCGAGGGGCTGCGGCTGGCGGGGCGCCCGGTGCGGCGGCCCGACCTGACGATCGCCACCGAGGACCACAACACGCCGACGCTCGACATCGACCGCCCGATCGCGGACCTCACGAGCCGCACGCAGATCGACACCCTGCGCAGCAACGCCGCGGAGTTCGGCGTCCGGCTGCACTCCCTGGGCGACGCCGACCAGGGGATCGTGCACCAGGTCGGCCCTCAGCTCGGGCTGACCATGCCGGGCCTGACGGTCGTGTGCGGCGACTCGCACACCTCGACGCACGGCGCGTTCGGCGGCCTGGCGTTCGGCATCGGCACGTCCGAGGTCGAGCACGTGCTCGCGACCCAGACGCTGCCCCTGGCGCCGTTCCGCACCATGGCGGTCAACGTCGAGGGCGCGCTGCCGCCCGGCACGACGTCGAAGGACATCATCCTGGCGATCATCGCCAAGATCGGCACCGGCGGCGGGCAGGGCTACGTGCTCGAGTACCGCGGCGAGGCGATCCGTGCGCTGTCGATGGAGGCGCGCATGACGATCTGCAACATGTCGATCGAGGCCGGGGCGCGCGCCGGCATGATCGCACCCGACGAGACCACGTTCGCGTACCTCAAGGGCCGCCCCCACGCGCCCGAGGGTGCCGACTGGGACGCCGCGGTGGAGTACTGGCGCACGCTGCGCACCGACGACGACGCGCAGTTCGACACCGAGGTCACGCTGCGGGCGTCCGATCTCGAGCCCTTCGTCACCTGGGGCACCAACCCCGGTCAGGGCCTGCCGCTGTCGGCCTCGGTGCCCGTGCCTGAGGAGATCGCCGACGAGAACGAGCGCGTCGCCGCCGAGCGCGCCATCGAGTACATGGGGCTCACCCCGGGCAGGCCGCTGCGCGAGCTCGCGGTCGACACCGTGTTCATCGGCTCGTGCACCAACGGCCGCATCGAGGACCTGCGCTCCGTCGCCAAGGTGCTGCGCGGTCGCACCAAGGCCGACGACGTCCGCGTGCTCGTCGTCCCGGCCTCCGCACGCGTGCGTCTGCAGGCCGAGGCGGAGGGGCTCGACGTGATCTTCAAGGAGTTCGGCGCCGAGTGGCGCAACGCCGGCTGCTCGATGTGCCTCGGCATGAACCCGGACCAGCTGACGCCCGGCGAACGGTCCGCCTCGACGTCGAACCGCAACTTCGAGGGCCGCCAGGGCAAGGGTGGGCGCACGCACCTCGTGTCGCCGCTCGTGGCCGCCGCCACGGCGATCCGGGGGACGCTCTCGTCGCTGGCCGACCTGGACCTCGGCGAGGTCGACCCCGCGGACTTCGACGGCTCGCCGCTGGCCCCCCTCGACCCGGCCGTCCCGCTCCAGGTCTGA
- a CDS encoding HU family DNA-binding protein, whose protein sequence is MVGRADLVDRVVARTDGAAREPVARALDALLAEVTAALAAGERVTLTGFGTFEPVPRPARRARHPRTGAVIDVAASTAARFRPGAGLRSALAPGAAPGTGTVSTRHEVEVPVAAPAQADAVTTGAAPPTAKAKPAKAKPAKAKPAKAEGAKGKVAKGKGAKGKAAKGEGAKGKAAKGRATKVEPTKGKPATGASSGSAGRVKKSRATR, encoded by the coding sequence GTGGTAGGCAGAGCAGATCTCGTCGACAGGGTCGTGGCCCGCACCGACGGGGCGGCCCGTGAGCCCGTCGCGCGCGCCCTCGACGCGCTGCTGGCGGAGGTGACGGCCGCGCTCGCGGCCGGTGAGCGCGTCACCCTGACCGGCTTCGGCACGTTCGAGCCCGTGCCCCGTCCCGCCCGGCGGGCACGGCACCCCCGCACGGGTGCCGTGATCGACGTCGCCGCGTCCACCGCGGCCCGCTTCCGGCCCGGTGCCGGGCTGCGTTCCGCGCTGGCGCCCGGGGCCGCTCCGGGCACAGGCACGGTGTCGACGCGCCACGAGGTCGAGGTGCCCGTGGCGGCGCCGGCTCAGGCCGACGCGGTGACGACCGGCGCGGCGCCCCCCACGGCGAAGGCGAAGCCGGCGAAGGCCAAGCCGGCGAAGGCCAAGCCGGCGAAGGCCGAGGGTGCGAAGGGCAAGGTGGCCAAGGGCAAGGGTGCGAAGGGCAAGGCGGCCAAGGGCGAGGGTGCGAAGGGCAAGGCGGCCAAGGGCAGGGCGACGAAGGTCGAGCCGACGAAGGGCAAGCCGGCCACGGGTGCGTCGTCAGGCTCCGCCGGACGGGTGAAGAAGTCGAGGGCGACGCGCTGA
- a CDS encoding NAD(P)H-dependent glycerol-3-phosphate dehydrogenase produces the protein MADAGCSVTVWGRDAATVAEIAADRRNSAYLPGVRLPAGVTATTDPRAALAGADVVAVAVPSQRARAVLEPLADALEPHAVVVSLMKGVELDTDQRMSEVVAQSLRIGADRVAVLSGPNLAREIAERQPTATVVASTSDATARVVARACASAYFRPYTNPDVVGVELCGAVKNVIALAVGISQGRGMGFNTMATVITRGLVEITRLGLALGADAATFPGLAGMGDLMATCASPDSRNHTLGVHVGRGMSLDEALAATGGTAEGVKSSRSVLELATSLGVDMPITSAVVRVLHEGLPVDAMAGLLLARPHKAEGVLPVEA, from the coding sequence ATGGCCGACGCCGGCTGCTCCGTCACCGTGTGGGGGCGCGACGCCGCGACGGTGGCCGAGATCGCCGCCGACAGGCGCAACAGCGCCTACCTGCCGGGCGTCCGGCTGCCCGCCGGCGTCACCGCCACCACGGATCCACGAGCCGCGCTCGCGGGCGCCGACGTGGTGGCCGTGGCCGTGCCGTCCCAGCGGGCGCGGGCCGTGCTGGAACCGCTGGCGGACGCCCTCGAGCCGCACGCCGTCGTCGTGTCCCTCATGAAGGGCGTCGAGCTCGACACCGACCAGCGGATGAGCGAGGTCGTCGCCCAGTCCTTGCGGATCGGCGCCGACCGCGTCGCCGTGCTGTCCGGGCCGAACCTGGCCCGCGAGATCGCCGAACGCCAGCCCACCGCGACGGTCGTCGCGTCCACCAGCGACGCGACCGCCCGGGTCGTCGCCCGGGCCTGCGCGTCGGCGTACTTCCGGCCGTACACCAACCCCGACGTCGTCGGTGTCGAGCTGTGCGGCGCCGTGAAGAACGTCATCGCGCTCGCGGTCGGGATCTCGCAGGGGCGCGGCATGGGGTTCAACACGATGGCGACGGTCATCACGCGGGGCCTGGTCGAGATCACGCGGCTGGGCCTGGCGCTGGGCGCCGACGCGGCGACGTTCCCCGGCCTCGCGGGCATGGGCGACCTCATGGCCACCTGCGCGTCCCCGGACTCGCGCAACCACACCCTCGGCGTGCACGTCGGCCGGGGGATGTCCCTCGACGAGGCCCTCGCCGCGACCGGGGGGACCGCGGAGGGCGTCAAGTCGAGCCGCTCGGTCCTCGAGCTCGCGACGTCGCTCGGCGTGGACATGCCCATCACGTCGGCAGTGGTGCGCGTGCTGCACGAAGGGCTGCCCGTGGACGCGATGGCGGGCCTGCTGCTCGCCCGGCCACACAAGGCGGAGGGCGTGCTCCCCGTCGAGGCGTGA
- the murA gene encoding UDP-N-acetylglucosamine 1-carboxyvinyltransferase, producing MSDLLYVDGGNPLRGEITVRGAKNFVSKAMVAALLGETPSELRNVPQIRDVGVVTGLLELHGVRVDADAAAGTLRLDPTDVESAHVADIDAHAGSSRIPILFCGPLLHRLGEAFIPDLGGCRIGDRPINYHLDILRQFGAVVDKTHNGIHIRAPHRLQGTKIALPYPSVGATEQLLLTAVRAEGITELANAAIEPEIMDLINVLQKMGAIISVDTDRVIRIEGVERLVGFQHTALADRIEAASWASAALATGGDIFVRGATQPEMTTFLNTFRKVGGEFAISDEGIRFYHPGGDLRSIQLETDVHPGFMTDWQQPLVVALTQARGLSIVHETVYENRFGFVDALVGMGATIQVYKECLGGRPCRFGQRNFYHSAVISGPTPLSAAEIEVPDLRGGFSHLIAALAAKGTSAVRGISLIDRGYEHFTEKLDALGAQFSREHTDQR from the coding sequence ATGAGCGACCTGCTGTACGTCGACGGTGGCAACCCGCTGCGCGGCGAGATCACCGTGCGCGGTGCCAAGAACTTCGTCTCCAAGGCGATGGTGGCCGCGCTGCTGGGCGAGACCCCGAGCGAGCTGCGGAACGTCCCGCAGATCCGCGACGTCGGTGTCGTCACCGGCCTGCTGGAGCTGCACGGCGTGCGCGTCGACGCGGACGCCGCGGCCGGCACGCTGCGGCTGGACCCGACCGACGTGGAGTCCGCGCACGTGGCCGACATCGACGCCCACGCCGGGTCGAGCCGCATCCCGATCCTGTTCTGCGGTCCGCTGCTGCACCGGCTCGGCGAGGCGTTCATCCCGGACCTGGGCGGCTGCCGGATCGGCGACCGGCCGATCAACTACCACCTCGACATCCTGCGCCAGTTCGGTGCCGTCGTGGACAAGACGCACAACGGCATCCACATCCGCGCGCCGCACCGCCTCCAGGGCACCAAGATCGCGCTGCCCTACCCCAGCGTCGGGGCCACGGAGCAGCTCCTGCTCACGGCCGTGCGCGCCGAGGGCATCACCGAGCTGGCGAACGCGGCCATCGAGCCCGAGATCATGGACCTGATCAACGTCCTGCAGAAGATGGGCGCGATCATCTCGGTCGACACGGACCGGGTCATCCGGATCGAGGGCGTCGAGCGGCTCGTCGGGTTCCAGCACACCGCGCTCGCGGACCGGATCGAGGCGGCGTCGTGGGCCTCCGCGGCCCTGGCCACGGGCGGCGACATCTTCGTCCGCGGCGCGACGCAGCCCGAGATGACGACGTTCCTCAACACGTTCCGCAAGGTCGGCGGCGAGTTCGCGATCAGCGACGAGGGCATCCGGTTCTACCACCCGGGCGGCGACCTGCGCTCGATCCAGCTCGAGACCGACGTGCACCCCGGGTTCATGACCGACTGGCAGCAGCCGCTGGTCGTGGCGCTCACCCAGGCGCGCGGCCTGTCGATCGTGCACGAGACGGTGTACGAGAACCGGTTCGGCTTCGTCGACGCGCTCGTCGGCATGGGTGCGACCATCCAGGTCTACAAGGAGTGCCTGGGCGGACGGCCCTGCCGGTTCGGGCAGCGCAACTTCTACCACTCGGCCGTCATCTCCGGCCCCACCCCGCTGTCCGCGGCGGAGATCGAGGTGCCCGACCTGCGCGGCGGGTTCAGCCACCTCATCGCGGCCCTCGCGGCCAAGGGCACGTCGGCCGTGCGGGGCATCAGCCTCATCGACCGCGGCTACGAGCACTTCACGGAGAAGCTCGACGCGCTCGGCGCGCAGTTCAGCCGCGAGCACACCGACCAGCGCTGA
- a CDS encoding Rv3235 family protein has translation MTLLAADDVVPTGLEHAFGSLARTGAPRPARAPRTATARSSALRSVPPAGPGTPSAGPGTAPTAALEESPGRRARVRMVPDLAPAAVPVASPPVAPTTLGRRVQVLRAADRTVVVDAADEERGPVPTADPALLTRRVGLACVEVALGRRPVAQLARWLAPGVLEQVRVRAALAARAGARPATHAPRARRVRACAVDEHTVEACLVVDDGTRVRAVALRLESHRGSWQVTTLEIG, from the coding sequence ATGACCCTCCTCGCCGCCGACGACGTCGTCCCCACCGGGCTCGAGCACGCCTTCGGGTCGCTCGCGCGCACCGGCGCACCGCGCCCTGCACGGGCACCGCGCACGGCCACCGCCCGCAGCAGCGCGCTGCGCTCCGTCCCCCCAGCAGGTCCGGGCACCCCCTCAGCGGGTCCGGGCACCGCACCGACCGCAGCCCTGGAGGAGTCCCCCGGACGGCGCGCACGGGTGCGGATGGTCCCCGACCTCGCGCCCGCGGCCGTACCGGTGGCGTCCCCTCCCGTCGCACCGACCACGCTGGGCCGGCGCGTGCAGGTGCTGCGCGCCGCCGACCGCACCGTCGTCGTCGACGCCGCCGACGAGGAGCGCGGCCCCGTGCCGACGGCGGACCCCGCGCTGCTGACCCGACGGGTCGGGCTCGCCTGCGTCGAGGTCGCCCTCGGCCGGCGCCCCGTCGCCCAGCTGGCCCGGTGGTTGGCCCCCGGCGTGCTCGAGCAGGTGCGGGTGAGGGCGGCCCTCGCGGCCCGGGCCGGCGCACGGCCCGCGACGCACGCACCGCGGGCCAGGCGGGTCCGGGCGTGCGCGGTGGACGAGCACACCGTCGAGGCGTGCCTGGTCGTCGACGACGGCACCCGGGTCAGGGCGGTCGCGCTCCGCCTGGAGTCCCACCGCGGCTCCTGGCAGGTCACGACCCTCGAGATCGGCTGA
- a CDS encoding 1-acyl-sn-glycerol-3-phosphate acyltransferase, translating to MPSPSRSNRAYRNVARIIRPFLRATTRQHWRGGEHLPSDRGFLAASNHMTEVDPLTLAHYLWDHGHVPRILAKASLFRVPVVGPVLRATGQIPVHRESSAAGESLRSAVTALEAGECVAVFPEGTLTRDPDLWPMVGRTGVARLALTTRAPVVPIAQWGPQDLLARYGKVLKPFPRKRVTVVAGPPVDLDDLYDRPQDAATLREATERVMAAITTLLEEVRAERAPAQRFDMRRRPPQTPGPDAPAAGTDGQVAP from the coding sequence GTGCCGTCGCCCTCGCGCTCCAACCGTGCCTACCGGAACGTCGCACGGATCATCCGTCCGTTCCTGCGGGCGACCACCCGTCAGCACTGGCGTGGCGGGGAGCACCTGCCGTCCGACCGCGGGTTCCTCGCCGCGTCGAACCACATGACCGAGGTCGACCCCCTCACCCTCGCGCACTACCTGTGGGACCACGGCCACGTGCCACGCATCCTGGCCAAGGCCTCGCTCTTCCGGGTGCCGGTGGTCGGCCCCGTGCTGCGGGCGACCGGGCAGATCCCCGTCCACCGCGAGTCCTCCGCGGCGGGGGAGTCGTTGCGCTCGGCCGTCACGGCCCTCGAGGCGGGTGAGTGCGTCGCGGTCTTCCCGGAGGGCACGCTCACGCGTGACCCCGACCTGTGGCCGATGGTGGGACGCACCGGCGTCGCGCGCCTCGCCCTGACGACCCGGGCACCGGTCGTGCCGATCGCGCAGTGGGGCCCGCAGGACCTCCTCGCCCGCTACGGCAAGGTGCTCAAGCCCTTCCCCCGCAAGCGGGTGACAGTTGTCGCCGGGCCGCCCGTGGACCTGGACGACCTCTACGACCGCCCGCAGGACGCCGCGACCCTGCGCGAGGCCACCGAGCGCGTCATGGCCGCGATCACGACCCTGCTCGAGGAGGTCCGCGCCGAGCGGGCCCCCGCCCAGCGCTTCGACATGCGTCGCCGTCCGCCGCAGACCCCCGGGCCCGACGCGCCCGCCGCCGGCACCGACGGCCAGGTCGCCCCGTGA